The following are encoded in a window of Candidatus Nitrospira nitrificans genomic DNA:
- a CDS encoding HdeD family acid-resistance protein, whose amino-acid sequence MVVSTTLLQDHALAQLPMRWWAVTLRGLLGILIGILALFMPVSTLLALVYLFGAYAFFDGVLNLVAAWRHTNRRKPWWTLLLSGIVGIGAAAISVVWPGITALALVYVVSAWALITGAFEIAAAVKLRKEIEGEWMLALSGVLSIALSVLLALFPDAGAIGLVWYLGAYAMILGILMVALGWRLRRRRVQSHSQPAQAVA is encoded by the coding sequence ATGGTTGTATCAACCACCCTCCTTCAGGACCATGCGCTCGCCCAACTTCCTATGCGCTGGTGGGCGGTTACGCTGCGTGGATTGCTCGGAATTCTCATCGGCATCCTCGCGTTGTTCATGCCGGTGTCCACTTTGCTCGCGCTCGTCTATCTGTTTGGAGCCTATGCCTTCTTTGACGGTGTCTTGAACCTCGTGGCTGCATGGCGGCACACGAATCGGCGGAAGCCGTGGTGGACCTTGCTGCTGTCGGGCATCGTCGGAATCGGGGCGGCTGCGATCAGCGTTGTATGGCCCGGTATCACCGCGCTCGCATTGGTCTACGTCGTTTCGGCCTGGGCGCTCATTACCGGGGCATTTGAGATCGCGGCCGCGGTGAAGTTGCGCAAGGAAATCGAGGGTGAATGGATGTTGGCTCTTTCCGGTGTGTTGTCGATTGCTCTCAGCGTCCTCCTTGCCCTCTTTCCTGATGCAGGCGCGATCGGGTTGGTCTGGTATCTCGGGGCGTATGCCATGATTCTTGGCATCTTGATGGTCGCTCTGGGATGGCGCTTGCGAAGACGTCGGGTACAGAGTCATTCACAGCCTGCCCAGGCAGTGGCGTAA
- the purH gene encoding bifunctional phosphoribosylaminoimidazolecarboxamide formyltransferase/IMP cyclohydrolase has translation MAGIKRALISVSDKTGVIEMAKGLNAIGAEILSTGGTAKALRDAGVNVTDVAAYTGSPEILDGRVKTLHPKIHGGLLGRRSLPAHVEQMSQHGIGPIDVVVVNLYPFEATIAKPDCRFEDAIENIDIGGPSMLRSAAKNHDDVLVVVDPADYSRVLEAVNGNTVTPALRRELAMKVFQHTARYDGLIAGYLEKHAQAREVKFPKVLSLQFELAESLRYGENPHQQGAFYRELDSKEPSVSRGKILHGKAMSYNNFLDANSALELVKEYEETAVAIIKHNNPCGVALGETPVEAYVKARETDPVSAFGGVIAFNRPVDLAAAKAITSTFVEVVIAPGFLEEALAELKRKKDLRLLNVGPLTKVKQEGFDLKKLVGGLIVQDRDLGVLPDLRTLAVPTIRKPTDEEYAACAFAWKVCKHVKSNAIIYAKPGQTVGIGAGQMSRVDSVKLAAMKAQMPVKGCVMASDAFFPFRDGLDAAAEVGITAIIQPGGSIRDAEVVKAADEHGMAMILTGMRHFRH, from the coding sequence ATGGCCGGCATCAAGCGGGCGTTGATCAGTGTTTCAGATAAGACCGGGGTCATCGAGATGGCAAAGGGGCTGAACGCGATCGGCGCGGAAATTTTGTCCACGGGAGGGACGGCCAAAGCGTTGCGCGACGCCGGCGTGAACGTCACGGACGTCGCGGCCTATACGGGATCACCCGAGATTCTCGATGGTCGGGTGAAGACGTTGCACCCCAAGATCCATGGCGGTTTGCTGGGACGCCGGTCGCTTCCGGCGCATGTCGAGCAGATGAGTCAACATGGGATCGGTCCGATCGATGTGGTGGTGGTCAATCTCTATCCCTTTGAAGCCACGATCGCCAAGCCCGATTGCCGCTTTGAAGACGCCATCGAAAATATCGATATCGGTGGCCCCTCCATGCTGCGGTCGGCGGCCAAGAATCATGACGATGTGTTGGTCGTCGTCGATCCGGCCGATTATTCACGGGTGCTGGAGGCGGTGAACGGCAACACCGTGACCCCGGCCTTGCGCCGTGAGTTGGCAATGAAGGTATTCCAGCATACGGCACGCTATGACGGATTGATCGCCGGCTACTTGGAGAAACACGCTCAGGCGAGGGAAGTCAAGTTTCCGAAAGTGTTGTCGTTGCAGTTTGAATTGGCTGAATCCCTCCGCTACGGCGAGAATCCTCACCAGCAGGGCGCCTTCTATCGTGAATTGGACAGCAAGGAGCCATCCGTCTCCCGCGGGAAGATCTTGCATGGCAAGGCCATGTCCTACAACAACTTCCTCGACGCGAATTCCGCGCTCGAGTTGGTGAAGGAATATGAGGAGACGGCCGTCGCGATCATCAAGCACAATAACCCCTGTGGGGTGGCGCTCGGCGAGACGCCGGTGGAGGCGTACGTCAAGGCAAGGGAGACGGATCCCGTGTCCGCCTTCGGCGGGGTCATCGCGTTCAATCGGCCGGTAGATTTGGCGGCTGCCAAGGCTATCACGTCCACGTTCGTTGAGGTCGTGATAGCCCCTGGCTTTCTTGAAGAAGCCTTGGCCGAATTGAAGAGGAAAAAGGATCTGCGTTTATTGAATGTGGGCCCTTTGACGAAGGTGAAGCAGGAAGGGTTCGATCTGAAGAAACTTGTCGGTGGACTCATTGTCCAGGATCGCGATCTCGGCGTGTTGCCGGATCTTCGGACGCTTGCCGTACCGACCATTCGCAAGCCGACGGATGAAGAGTATGCCGCCTGTGCTTTTGCCTGGAAAGTCTGCAAACATGTCAAGTCCAACGCCATCATCTACGCGAAGCCTGGCCAGACCGTCGGCATCGGGGCAGGACAGATGAGCCGTGTGGATTCGGTGAAGTTGGCGGCTATGAAAGCGCAAATGCCGGTCAAAGGCTGTGTCATGGCGTCGGACGCGTTTTTTCCGTTCCGTGACGGTCTCGATGCCGCCGCCGAAGTCGGGATTACGGCCATCATTCAACCGGGCGGATCGATTCGAGATGCGGAAGTCGTCAAAGCCGCGGATGAACATGGGATGGCGATGATACTGACGGGCATGCGGCACTTCCGCCACTGA